In the genome of Pongo pygmaeus isolate AG05252 chromosome 9, NHGRI_mPonPyg2-v2.0_pri, whole genome shotgun sequence, one region contains:
- the MRGPRX2 gene encoding mas-related G-protein coupled receptor member X2 — translation MDPTTPAWGNESTTMNGNDQALPLLCGKETLIPVFLILFIALVGLVGNGFVLWLLGFCMRRNAFSVYVLSLAGADFLFLCFQLINCLVYLSNFFCSISIDFPSFFTTVMTCAYLAGLSMLSTISTERCLSVLWPIWYRCRRPRHLSAVVCVLLWALSLLLSILEGKFCGFFFSDGDSGWCQTFDFITAAWLIFLFMVLCGSSLALLVRILCGSRGLPLTRLYLTILLTVLVFLLCGLPFGIQWFLILWIWENSDVLFCHIHPVSVVLSSLNSSANPIIYFFVGTFRKQWRLQQPILKLALQRALQDTAEVDHSEGCFRQGTPEMSRSSLV, via the coding sequence ATGGATCCAACCACCCCGGCCTGGGGAAACGAAAGTACAACAATGAATGGAAATGACCAAGCCCTTCCTCTGCTTTGTGGCAAGGAGACCCTGATCCCGGTCTTCCTGATCCTCTTCATTGCCCTGGTCGGGCTGGTAGGAAACGGGTTTGTGCTCTGGCTCCTGGGCTTCTGCATGCGCAGGAACGCCTTCTCTGTCTACGTTCTCAGCCTGGCCGGGGCCGacttcctcttcctctgcttcCAGCTTATAAATTGCCTGGTGTACCTCAGTAACTTCTTCTGTTCCATCTCCATCGATTTCCCTAGCTTCTTCACCACTGTGATGACCTGTGCCTACCTTGCAGGCCTGAGCATGCTGAGCACCATCAGCACCGAGCGCTGCCTGTCAGTCCTGTGGCCCATCTGGTATCGCTGCCGCCGCCCCAGACACCTGTCAGCGGTCGTGTGTGTCCTGCTCTGGGCCCTGTCCCTACTGCTGAGCATCTTGGAAGGGAAGTTCTGTGGCTTCTTCTTTAGTGATGGTGACTCTGGTTGGTGTCAGACATTTGATTTCATCACTGCAGcgtggctgatttttttattcatGGTTCTCTGTGGGTCCAGTCTGGCCCTGCTGGTCAGGATCCTCTGTGGCTCCCGGGGTCTGCCACTGACCAGGCTGTACCTGACCATCCTGCTCACAGTGCTGGTCTTCCTCCTCTGCGGCCTGCCCTTTGGCATTCAGTGGTTCCTAATATTATGGATCTGGGAGAATTCTGATGTCTTATTTTGTCATATTCATCCAGTTTCAGTTGTCCTGTCATCTCTTAACAGCAGTGCCAACCCCATCATTTACTTCTTCGTGGGCACCTTTAGGAAGCAGTGGCGGCTGCAGCAGCCGATCCTCAAGCTGGCTCTCCAGAGGGCTCTGCAGGACACTGCTGAGGTGGATCACAGTGAAGGATGCTTCCGTCAGGGCACCCCGGAGATGTCGAGAAGCAGTCTGGTGTAG